A DNA window from Enterobacter cloacae subsp. cloacae ATCC 13047 contains the following coding sequences:
- a CDS encoding S8 family peptidase: MKKSALSLFICAAISFSAAAETLVQNEFAQDNATYTAIVLKLKPTTGLLKATNNKITLSDASLTTTNMFRPTNLRSSTQSSELTELNKRYGFDRYLRIELPKDKSQDKTYINHIITELEQNQNVEFVYPEAEPVSLDDTALKPQLKSSLNDNLTSAAVPDFRNKQDYLKAPDVKRTGYYMGGVNRDSVDRYAGSAGEGVTIISAEIDAWNTSHANLPPMSLSSGKTTYVASHDHDTASVGIMAAKDMGTGIRGLAWKSRMGYAASASNNLYNLIPQLKAGDVVQIGIQVAGGYPAGCQKDCWVAMESQTAYYDIIKALTDKGVHVIEAAGNGNINMDSPGFRGEYDVNVRDSGAILAGAFCAKDGKKASFSSYGSRITSSAWGCWDVVTTGYGDLYKNAGVNDSYTATFAGTSSANPIIAGVVASLSGIAKANGITVTPRQMRQILAETGTPLANGDSAKVGTQPDMERAVARIMALKDGNTPVAPAPTAAAGADYTMVSPTTGVSTYPLDGSKSLNAKSYNWSVTKGAETFSLEANLNGTLVKSVDSAHAYAVIPANSEGEAVFTLTTTGADGRTATDSMTIKVTKPAVPEKDDTPEKDDTPVKPAAPAYNAKIAYPTKCTKVSYNGKIWFNQWYVNPGQETPGTGGQWGAWREQGSSSNSCK; encoded by the coding sequence ATGAAAAAAAGCGCTTTATCTCTTTTTATTTGTGCAGCAATTTCATTCTCTGCTGCGGCTGAAACCCTGGTGCAAAATGAATTTGCACAGGATAATGCCACCTACACCGCAATTGTGCTCAAGCTAAAACCGACGACAGGTCTGTTAAAAGCCACAAACAATAAAATTACCTTGAGCGACGCTTCCCTGACAACAACAAATATGTTCCGTCCGACCAACTTGCGTAGTTCTACTCAGTCCTCTGAATTGACGGAGCTTAATAAACGCTATGGTTTTGACCGTTATCTGCGCATCGAGTTACCGAAAGATAAAAGTCAGGATAAAACATATATTAACCATATTATCACCGAGCTTGAACAAAATCAGAACGTAGAGTTTGTGTACCCGGAAGCCGAGCCGGTATCGCTGGATGACACGGCCCTTAAGCCACAGTTAAAGTCCTCACTGAATGATAATTTAACGTCTGCCGCCGTTCCGGATTTCCGCAATAAGCAGGATTATCTCAAAGCGCCGGATGTTAAGCGCACCGGTTATTATATGGGGGGCGTCAACCGTGACAGTGTTGATCGCTATGCAGGCAGTGCGGGTGAAGGGGTAACGATTATTTCGGCGGAGATTGATGCCTGGAATACCAGCCATGCCAACTTACCGCCGATGAGCCTCAGCTCTGGCAAGACGACGTATGTTGCAAGCCATGATCACGACACCGCTTCAGTGGGGATTATGGCGGCGAAAGATATGGGCACCGGTATTCGCGGTTTAGCCTGGAAAAGCCGGATGGGGTATGCGGCCTCCGCGAGTAATAACCTCTATAATTTAATCCCCCAGCTAAAAGCGGGTGATGTGGTGCAGATCGGGATACAAGTTGCGGGGGGTTATCCGGCGGGCTGCCAGAAGGATTGCTGGGTCGCAATGGAATCCCAGACCGCCTATTACGATATTATTAAGGCGCTGACCGACAAAGGTGTTCACGTTATTGAGGCAGCAGGTAACGGGAATATCAACATGGACAGCCCAGGGTTCCGGGGGGAGTATGACGTGAATGTCCGGGACTCCGGGGCTATTCTGGCGGGTGCGTTTTGTGCGAAAGACGGTAAAAAAGCGTCGTTCAGCTCCTATGGCTCGCGCATCACCAGCTCTGCCTGGGGTTGCTGGGATGTGGTGACCACCGGTTATGGCGATCTGTATAAAAACGCTGGCGTTAACGATTCCTATACCGCGACTTTTGCCGGAACCTCTTCCGCGAACCCGATTATTGCGGGTGTGGTAGCAAGCCTGTCAGGCATCGCCAAAGCCAACGGTATTACCGTGACACCGCGTCAGATGCGTCAGATTCTGGCGGAGACCGGTACGCCGCTGGCGAACGGGGATTCGGCAAAAGTGGGGACACAGCCTGACATGGAGCGTGCGGTAGCCCGTATTATGGCGCTGAAAGACGGTAACACCCCTGTCGCTCCGGCCCCAACCGCTGCGGCAGGCGCGGATTACACCATGGTCTCCCCGACCACGGGCGTGAGCACCTACCCGCTGGATGGCAGCAAGAGCCTGAATGCCAAATCCTATAACTGGAGCGTGACAAAAGGGGCGGAAACCTTCTCGCTGGAGGCGAACCTGAACGGCACGCTGGTGAAGAGCGTGGATAGCGCGCATGCCTATGCCGTTATTCCTGCCAACAGCGAGGGAGAAGCGGTCTTCACGCTGACCACAACCGGCGCGGATGGCCGGACCGCGACGGACAGCATGACCATTAAGGTCACTAAGCCGGCGGTACCCGAGAAAGACGACACCCCGGAAAAAGACGATACGCCGGTAAAACCTGCCGCACCGGCCTATAACGCCAAAATCGCTTACCCGACCAAATGCACCAAAGTCTCTTACAACGGTAAAATTTGGTTCAACCAGTGGTATGTCAACCCGGGTCAGGAAACCCCGGGAACCGGCGGCCAGTGGGGCGCGTGGCGCGAGCAGGGTTCTTCCAGTAACAGCTGTAAATAA
- a CDS encoding LuxR C-terminal-related transcriptional regulator, which yields MDIKIVIAEESSLIRRGLSSMMQSLSLPAVGMDQRCVLIGEAAASAELQSLLGQHNPDIAILGYSLTTSLSRPPLGGMDGLKLLRWLKQTYPALNIILLSPYANATLIRQALKEGVRAYLSRDINEKTLSQAITTVLKGEIYIENQLVNMLFRHEKTDVEKLSPREIDVLRLICKGLNLKEIAQFMHLSIKTVSAHKVRAMEKLDVQNDCQLYSLIIKNQMFEIGM from the coding sequence ATGGACATTAAAATCGTTATCGCTGAAGAATCCTCGTTAATTCGACGCGGCTTATCCTCCATGATGCAGTCCCTCTCGTTACCCGCCGTTGGCATGGATCAGAGGTGCGTTCTGATCGGTGAGGCAGCGGCCTCCGCTGAACTTCAGTCGCTTCTTGGCCAGCATAATCCGGATATCGCTATTCTTGGCTATTCGCTGACAACCAGCCTCAGCCGCCCTCCGCTCGGGGGAATGGACGGGCTGAAGCTCTTGAGATGGCTTAAACAGACCTATCCTGCGCTTAATATTATCCTGCTCTCGCCCTATGCAAACGCCACGCTTATCCGTCAGGCGCTAAAGGAAGGAGTCAGAGCGTACTTATCACGTGATATCAACGAGAAAACCTTAAGCCAGGCGATTACCACGGTCCTGAAAGGCGAGATTTATATCGAAAACCAGCTGGTGAATATGCTTTTCCGTCATGAAAAGACGGACGTGGAGAAACTCTCTCCGCGGGAAATTGACGTGCTGCGCCTGATTTGTAAGGGATTAAATTTGAAGGAGATTGCACAGTTTATGCATTTGAGCATCAAAACGGTCAGCGCACATAAGGTCCGGGCGATGGAAAAGCTGGACGTACAAAACGATTGCCAGCTTTACTCTTTGATCATCAAGAACCAGATGTTTGAGATCGGGATGTAA
- the tsaD gene encoding tRNA (adenosine(37)-N6)-threonylcarbamoyltransferase complex transferase subunit TsaD, with protein MRVLGIETSCDETGIAIYDDEKGLLANQLYSQVKLHADYGGVVPELASRDHVRKTVPLIQAALKEAGLNSTDIDAVAYTAGPGLVGALLVGATVGRSLAFAWDVPAIPVHHMEGHLLAPMLEENPPEFPFVALLVSGGHTQLISVTGIGKYELLGESIDDAAGEAFDKTAKLLGLDYPGGPMLSKMASQGTEGRFVFPRPMTDRPGLDFSFSGLKTFAANTIRNNDDSEQTRADIARAFEDAVVDTLMIKCKRALDQTGFKRLVMAGGVSANRTLRAKLAEMMQKRRGEVFYARPEFCTDNGAMIAYAGMVRLNAGATADLSVSVRPRWPLAELPEA; from the coding sequence ATGCGTGTACTGGGTATTGAAACATCCTGCGATGAAACCGGCATCGCCATTTACGACGACGAAAAAGGGCTTCTTGCCAACCAACTGTATAGTCAGGTGAAATTGCATGCTGACTACGGCGGCGTCGTGCCTGAACTGGCCTCTCGTGACCACGTGCGTAAAACGGTTCCCCTGATTCAGGCGGCGCTGAAAGAGGCCGGCTTGAACTCAACTGATATTGATGCCGTCGCCTACACGGCAGGCCCGGGTCTGGTCGGCGCGCTGCTGGTCGGTGCGACGGTGGGCCGTTCCCTGGCCTTCGCGTGGGATGTTCCGGCCATTCCGGTTCACCATATGGAAGGGCATCTTCTGGCACCGATGCTGGAAGAGAATCCGCCCGAATTCCCGTTTGTGGCGCTGCTGGTCTCTGGCGGCCATACCCAGCTGATTAGCGTGACGGGTATTGGCAAGTATGAGCTGCTGGGCGAGTCGATTGATGACGCCGCCGGAGAAGCCTTCGACAAAACCGCTAAGCTGCTGGGTCTGGATTACCCGGGCGGCCCGATGCTCTCGAAAATGGCGTCGCAGGGCACGGAAGGGCGTTTTGTCTTCCCGCGTCCAATGACCGACCGTCCGGGGCTGGATTTCAGCTTCTCCGGCCTGAAAACCTTCGCCGCCAATACCATCCGCAATAACGATGACAGCGAGCAGACCCGTGCGGACATCGCTCGCGCATTCGAAGATGCGGTGGTCGATACGCTGATGATCAAGTGTAAACGCGCGCTGGATCAGACCGGCTTTAAGCGCCTGGTGATGGCGGGTGGCGTAAGCGCTAACCGTACGTTGCGTGCGAAGCTGGCGGAGATGATGCAAAAGCGTCGCGGGGAAGTGTTTTATGCGCGCCCGGAATTCTGTACCGATAACGGGGCGATGATCGCCTACGCCGGGATGGTGCGCCTGAACGCTGGCGCAACGGCGGATCTGAGCGTCTCCGTACGTCCACGCTGGCCGCTGGCGGAGCTGCCGGAAGCTTGA
- the rpsU gene encoding 30S ribosomal protein S21: MPVIKVRENEPFDVALRRFKRSCEKAGVLAEVRRREFYEKPTTERKRAKASAVKRHAKKLARENARRTRLY, from the coding sequence ATGCCGGTAATTAAAGTACGTGAAAACGAGCCGTTCGACGTAGCACTGCGTCGCTTCAAACGTTCATGCGAGAAAGCAGGTGTTCTGGCTGAAGTTCGTCGTCGTGAGTTCTATGAAAAACCAACGACTGAACGTAAGCGCGCTAAAGCTTCTGCAGTGAAACGTCACGCGAAGAAACTGGCTCGCGAAAACGCACGCCGTACTCGTCTGTACTAA